The proteins below are encoded in one region of Reichenbachiella sp. 5M10:
- a CDS encoding porin family protein — MIRNAFLFASKISLITVLLLSCQSLIAQRNMKPRLPGSEYQNFLKTQWWLGLKAGMNYTQPNPQSRYSSIVPINYDADLLEKTYESLSQPGVMIGLDLSFYHKGFSVALTPVFKQIGYDYQSDLEWTGDTAEETFLTTYKVNQIASFIEIPLSLRYELLKQGKLRPYIMAGIQYSFAIGAQKETQITHTDYITGTAQSYDGGTVSIDTKDDFQNYYGALGGIGFGWDVGNIRTVLEVAYSYGLSSITDTNQRYNDNELVTLGEINDETKINGINASLSVIFPLRYIDNTFSSR, encoded by the coding sequence ATGATACGAAACGCCTTCTTGTTCGCAAGTAAAATCAGTCTCATCACCGTACTACTACTCTCCTGTCAATCACTGATCGCGCAGAGAAATATGAAGCCAAGACTCCCTGGATCTGAATACCAAAACTTCCTCAAAACCCAATGGTGGCTTGGTCTCAAAGCAGGCATGAACTATACCCAACCCAACCCTCAATCACGCTACTCCTCAATCGTACCCATCAACTACGACGCAGATCTGTTGGAAAAAACCTATGAAAGCCTCAGTCAACCAGGCGTGATGATCGGACTAGATTTATCCTTCTATCACAAGGGGTTTTCTGTGGCCTTGACTCCAGTCTTCAAACAAATAGGCTATGACTATCAGAGTGACTTAGAATGGACTGGCGATACAGCAGAGGAAACTTTCCTTACAACCTACAAAGTCAATCAGATCGCAAGCTTCATCGAAATCCCGCTTTCGCTGCGCTACGAACTCCTCAAACAAGGAAAACTAAGACCTTACATTATGGCTGGGATTCAATATTCATTTGCGATTGGTGCACAAAAAGAGACACAAATCACACACACGGACTACATCACAGGGACAGCACAATCCTATGACGGTGGCACAGTATCCATCGACACAAAAGACGACTTTCAAAACTACTACGGTGCTTTAGGGGGTATTGGCTTTGGTTGGGATGTAGGTAATATTCGTACTGTCCTAGAAGTCGCCTACTCTTATGGGCTCAGTTCGATCACAGACACCAACCAACGCTACAACGACAATGAACTGGTCACACTCGGAGAAATCAACGACGAAACCAAAATCAACGGTATCAACGCTTCATTGAGTGTCATATTCCCATTGAGATACATTGACAACACCTTCTCTTCTCGATAA